The Populus trichocarpa isolate Nisqually-1 chromosome 18, P.trichocarpa_v4.1, whole genome shotgun sequence genomic interval CCCATTTAAATCTAGAATCATATCCGAAAAAATCATGTCCTAACtacaagaaataaacaaaaagatagagaaaaatatcaacagtataaaagaaaatgaaggaaaaacaataaaaaggttGTTGTCGAATTTTTTTAGCTGAGTGTCCCAAACTAGAGTTTGAGAGGAAGTATTTTGTCGAGAAAAGTGAGAGAAATAGATAGAACTACAGGTTATTTGTTTTCAGTGATATAAGACATGTCACAATTTCGTactagaaggaaagaaaaatcaagctgtAACACTAAATGAAGTTGAATCTAATAGTAGAGCTCACAGCAAAGCTGCAAAGGAGAATGAAAATGGCTATAGGAGTTTTATGCCTTATTATTAATGTATACAGGTTTtgtattttctataaatttatagtTAAATACTACACCTATAGAGTTCATGATAAGAATGCCTGTACACCAAAGGTTGTGTGAATACCCCatcgaagttttttttaaaattacctacctttagaaaaaaaactcgatCTCTTGATAGGATATAAACAGGACAACATCTGCTACAGAACCCAGTATAAAAAGCCTAAGGATCATGTTTATTCTATAAAACACATGTCTTAGAATTGATggaaaagaattgagtcattGAGAGGAGAAGAGACAAAGTGAAACCCTTATCTTCGTGTAAACAAAACACGCTGATCTGTATTTGTCTCTCGATTGTAGCTGCTTTACATATAGTGATTAGCATTATATTTTAACTAACAGGTAAGTAATGATTAAATAATGCATGGTTTGGTTAGTGAGATTTAGTTATGGTtcagggtatttttttttaatgagttttttttttttaatttttttttggcagggGTGCTTAATTGGAGctattgaaaaattgaaaatgttgtGTAGTGATGGGGAAAAAAAGTTATCCTTTTGTAGATCAATTAAAGATGGAGATTTAGTTATTGTGTACGAGAAGAGAGATGTGATGAAAGCAGTGAAAGTATGTGAGACATCAGTGCTTCAAAAccgttttggtgtttttaaacaTTCGGATTGGATTGGAAAGCCTTTTGGGTCCAAGGTTTTAAGTAATAAAGGAGGTTTTGTTTACTTATTAGCTCCAACTCCTGAATTATGGACTCTGGTTTTAAGCCACAGGACTCAGATTCTGTATATTGCTGATATTTCTTTTCTCATTACCTACTTGGAAATTGTTCCTGGTTCTTTGGTGCTCGAGTCTGGAACTGGCAGTGGATCTTTAACCACTTCTCTTGCTAGGGCTGTAGCTCCTACAGGACACGTATATACTTTTGATTTCCATCAACAAAGGGCTGCCTCTGCCAGGTAAACACGCCTCTTACCTTTTTTTCCATCTTACATCTCTCAAGTAAGTCTCAACTCATCTCATGTTAGGTTGTTTTTATTACTTGTTCAAACATGTGAACAATTCAAACTTTAAATATAGAATGAGGCAGCAATAacattgtgtttgttttgtacTTGATATCATTGTAATAAGATTAAagctttgcttttatttttttaatttgtttagggAAGATTTTCAAAGCACAGGAGTAGGCAGTTTAGTTACAGTGGGAGCAAGAGATATCCAAGGCGAGGGATTTCCAGATGAGTATTCTGGGTTGGCTGATTCCGTATTTCTGGACCTACCCCAACCATGGCTGGCCATTCTGTCAGCTGGGAAAATGTTGAAACAAGATGGGACTTTGTGCTCTTTTTCACCTTGCATTGAGCAAGTACAACGCACATGTGAAGCTCTAAAATCAAACTTTAGAGGTAAATCTATAGTATTGTTGTCTAAACCTCTTTGGCTTTGTACCTATTAAAAGAGAGTCTAGCATCCAATAAGATGGAACCgttctttatttgatttctcATACTGTCATGGGTTCATCAATTCTTTAGAAAAGcacattttatttgttaaaatttctGTAGTCTATATAGGATATTTCTCCGCCCTCTCTTTGCAGTGTTTGCATGATAAAAGTTTTTCTGTGTATTTGTTCTGGTCAAGCAGTTTATTATAAGCTCATCCAGCATCTATTTCGGTACACTAATGTGTATGTGTTGGCATATAGATATAAGGACATTTGAGGTTCTCCTTCGGACATTTGAAGTTCACGAAGGGAAAATGGATAGTTGCCAGGGCGATGAAGGTGTTTCTGTTGGGTCTCCTCCGTACAAGAGGAGACAACGGTCAAGTGAAGGAAGCATTGTGCAGGACAGCTCAAGTTCTCCTACAATCAAGGCCAGGCCATGTGCTGATGCCAGGGGTCACACTGGCTATTTGACATTTTCAAGACTCAAATGTCTCTCATGAAGAAACTTCACGTGACAGGTTAGACATCCAAATGTTTATAGCCCTTGTATTTGAGAGGCTAGAAAAGTTTTGAAAGAGAATTTTGCCCGATGGCAT includes:
- the LOC112324948 gene encoding uncharacterized protein LOC112324948, producing MLCSDGEKKLSFCRSIKDGDLVIVYEKRDVMKAVKVCETSVLQNRFGVFKHSDWIGKPFGSKVLSNKGGFVYLLAPTPELWTLVLSHRTQILYIADISFLITYLEIVPGSLVLESGTGSGSLTTSLARAVAPTGHVYTFDFHQQRAASAREDFQSTGVGSLVTVGARDIQGEGFPDEYSGLADSVFLDLPQPWLAILSAGKMLKQDGTLCSFSPCIEQVQRTCEALKSNFRDIRTFEVLLRTFEVHEGKMDSCQGDEGVSVGSPPYKRRQRSSEGSIVQDSSSSPTIKARPCADARGHTGYLTFSRLKCLS